In one window of Fictibacillus phosphorivorans DNA:
- a CDS encoding ABC transporter permease encodes MRSQFNSWALLSVIFSILILLPALLIMVQLFAESNENWEHIKEYMLKNYIVNSVTLVSFTGLFTVLIGVSAAWLVSAYKVPMHRFFKWGLILPLAIPPYIGAYTYHGILNYTGVIQTSLRNQFGIKVDQKFFDIMNIPGAVFIFTMFLYPYVYIITKSFLENQSSSLIENARLLGKGSFMTFIQVVLPVSRAAIVGGVSLVILEVFNDYGVVKYFGIQTFSTAIFQAWFGMGDIYSAIKLAGTLMFIVVLILILEKVIRGRKQYSYSTSKVRPLQPKELKGWKKFAVLSFFLSLFALAFAIPFIQLLHWVYMTYDVILSAAFADLIWNSVFVAAVGSLLIIMVALIIANFSRLSKGWTGKFFSKITVLGYSIPGAVIAIGVLTLFLFLDQKVISLYEWLGLEPTLVLSLSISMLIFAYVVRFLAVGFNSIESGFDKVGTVFTEASRTLGMSVTKTFFKVDIKMIKGAIAGGFILVFVDILKELPLTLILQPFNFYTLATKTFQYASDERIHEASVSSMVIICISALSIFFLHRVLEKEPK; translated from the coding sequence ATGAGATCACAGTTTAATAGTTGGGCTTTGCTTAGTGTGATTTTTTCTATTTTAATCCTTTTACCGGCTTTGCTCATCATGGTTCAGTTATTCGCTGAGAGTAATGAGAATTGGGAACACATTAAAGAGTATATGTTGAAAAATTATATCGTAAATTCCGTAACACTCGTTAGTTTTACTGGTCTTTTCACAGTGTTAATCGGGGTAAGTGCGGCATGGCTAGTTTCCGCATATAAAGTTCCGATGCATCGGTTCTTTAAATGGGGTCTTATCCTCCCGCTTGCGATTCCACCTTACATTGGGGCTTATACGTACCATGGCATTTTAAATTATACAGGTGTCATTCAAACGTCATTAAGGAACCAGTTTGGTATAAAAGTGGACCAAAAGTTCTTTGACATCATGAACATTCCCGGTGCTGTTTTTATCTTTACGATGTTCCTGTATCCATATGTATATATCATCACAAAAAGTTTCTTAGAAAATCAGTCATCATCACTGATTGAGAATGCAAGGTTGCTAGGCAAAGGATCGTTCATGACATTTATACAAGTCGTCCTTCCTGTATCACGTGCAGCGATTGTAGGTGGGGTTAGCTTAGTCATTCTTGAAGTCTTCAATGATTACGGTGTAGTAAAGTATTTCGGTATTCAAACCTTTAGTACAGCCATATTTCAAGCGTGGTTTGGGATGGGGGATATCTATTCAGCTATCAAATTAGCGGGTACTTTGATGTTCATCGTAGTTTTGATCTTGATCTTAGAAAAAGTAATAAGAGGCAGAAAACAGTATAGTTATTCCACTTCAAAAGTCCGCCCGTTACAACCTAAAGAACTTAAAGGTTGGAAAAAGTTTGCTGTGCTATCTTTTTTTCTTTCTTTATTTGCTCTAGCTTTCGCCATTCCTTTTATACAGCTTTTACATTGGGTGTATATGACTTATGACGTGATTTTAAGTGCTGCATTTGCAGATTTGATCTGGAATTCAGTTTTTGTTGCTGCTGTAGGTTCACTTCTTATCATAATGGTGGCTTTAATCATCGCTAACTTTAGTCGTCTTTCAAAAGGTTGGACCGGAAAGTTTTTTTCAAAAATTACGGTTCTAGGCTATTCAATCCCAGGAGCTGTAATTGCTATAGGCGTCCTTACTTTATTTCTCTTCCTAGATCAAAAGGTCATATCGTTATACGAATGGCTTGGGTTAGAGCCAACACTTGTACTAAGCCTCAGTATTAGTATGCTGATCTTTGCTTATGTTGTTCGCTTTCTTGCCGTTGGTTTTAACTCGATCGAATCAGGTTTTGATAAAGTAGGAACCGTTTTTACAGAAGCTTCAAGAACATTAGGGATGTCAGTGACAAAGACATTCTTTAAAGTAGATATCAAAATGATCAAAGGTGCGATTGCTGGTGGTTTCATTCTAGTTTTCGTAGATATTTTAAAAGAGCTGCCTCTCACTCTTATACTGCAGCCTTTTAACTTCTATACATTGGCTACAAAAACATTTCAATATGCAAGCGATGAACGTATTCACGAAGCCTCTGTTTCATCCATGGTGATTATTTGTATAAGTGCACTTTCGATATTCTTTTTACACAGAGTTTTAGAAAAGGAGCCAAAATAA
- the nagE gene encoding N-acetylglucosamine-specific PTS transporter subunit IIBC has product MLGFLQRIGRALMLPIAVLPAAGLLLRFGQDDLLDIPFLVASGNAIFGHLALLFAIGVAVGLSRDGSGAAGLAGAIGYFVLTEGAKTFAEVNLNYDGKFDMSVLGGILAGVIAGLLYNKFYNTKLPEWLSFFGGKRFVPIITAGTMVLLALVFGFIWPYLQMGLENVGTWITSAGAIGAGIFGFFNRLLIPLGLHHVLNSFLWFVFGEFTGENGKVVTGDLWRFFAGDPKAGFYMAGFFPVMMFGLPAACLAMIHTAKKHRKKAVAGMLGSLALTSFVTGITEPIEFAFMFLSPLLYVIHAVLTAVSMSVAVLLDIHHGFTFSAGAIDYFLNIGISQNGWLLLPLGAVYFVLYYGIFRYLIVKLNLKTPGREDEETIVSEAAATSTASEKYEASASAYLSALGGKDNIVLLENCITRLRVQIKNLSEVDEEALKKAGSKGLIKLNNQNIQVVVGSEVEPIADCMRDKL; this is encoded by the coding sequence ATGTTAGGTTTCTTACAACGGATCGGTCGGGCACTCATGCTTCCGATCGCAGTTCTTCCTGCAGCTGGACTTTTGTTACGATTTGGGCAAGACGATCTATTAGACATCCCATTCTTAGTTGCTTCAGGTAATGCTATATTCGGTCATCTAGCACTTTTATTTGCGATAGGGGTTGCAGTAGGTTTATCCAGAGATGGAAGTGGAGCTGCTGGGCTTGCTGGAGCAATCGGTTACTTTGTACTAACAGAAGGAGCCAAAACATTTGCAGAAGTAAACCTGAATTATGACGGAAAATTTGATATGTCTGTCTTAGGAGGTATTCTCGCAGGGGTTATAGCCGGACTTTTATATAATAAATTTTACAATACGAAACTTCCTGAATGGCTTTCTTTCTTTGGAGGGAAACGATTTGTACCGATCATAACAGCGGGAACGATGGTACTTCTAGCGCTTGTTTTCGGATTTATCTGGCCATACCTTCAGATGGGGTTAGAGAACGTCGGTACTTGGATTACGAGTGCAGGTGCGATCGGTGCAGGTATATTCGGTTTCTTTAACCGCTTATTGATTCCACTCGGACTTCATCATGTACTCAACAGTTTCTTATGGTTTGTATTTGGTGAATTTACAGGTGAAAATGGGAAGGTAGTTACGGGTGATCTATGGAGATTCTTTGCAGGTGATCCTAAAGCAGGCTTCTATATGGCTGGATTCTTCCCAGTAATGATGTTCGGGCTACCTGCTGCTTGTTTAGCCATGATTCATACAGCGAAAAAACATCGTAAGAAGGCTGTAGCAGGAATGCTAGGCAGTCTGGCTCTTACTTCGTTTGTTACTGGAATTACAGAACCAATCGAATTTGCGTTCATGTTCCTATCACCTTTACTGTATGTGATTCATGCTGTACTAACGGCTGTTTCGATGTCTGTCGCAGTATTACTAGATATTCATCATGGATTCACATTTTCAGCTGGAGCGATAGACTACTTCTTAAACATTGGAATCTCGCAGAATGGTTGGTTGTTACTTCCGTTAGGTGCGGTTTACTTTGTTCTTTACTATGGTATATTCCGTTATCTTATTGTAAAACTAAACTTGAAAACACCAGGACGAGAAGATGAAGAAACTATTGTCTCAGAAGCTGCAGCAACTTCTACAGCGAGTGAAAAGTACGAAGCATCAGCATCAGCTTACTTGAGTGCACTCGGTGGAAAAGACAATATCGTACTCCTTGAGAACTGTATTACTAGATTGCGAGTTCAAATTAAGAACTTGTCAGAGGTTGATGAAGAAGCGCTTAAAAAAGCAGGATCAAAAGGTCTGATCAAGCTTAATAATCAAAATATACAGGTGGTTGTAGGGTCTGAGGTTGAACCGATCGCAGATTGTATGAGAGATAAGCTCTAA
- a CDS encoding YjcZ family sporulation protein — protein MSSRKYCSDSFTLYLVLFVLLIIVGAVSFNGNCCVYAYPCSYDYAANVPVSGYWNV, from the coding sequence ATGTCGTCAAGAAAGTACTGTTCTGATAGCTTTACGCTTTACTTGGTACTATTCGTGCTGCTCATTATTGTCGGAGCCGTCTCGTTTAATGGAAACTGTTGTGTTTATGCTTACCCATGTTCTTATGATTACGCAGCGAACGTACCAGTAAGTGGTTATTGGAACGTGTAA
- a CDS encoding Fe(3+) ABC transporter substrate-binding protein, with product MFKKNLFTVVTMVLLAALVLAGCGKSNEGASSKNNDTKKEEVNLYTSRHYEVDDKIFADFTKETGIKVNLIKGKEDELIERLTREGKATKGDLFFTSDAGRLHWAKDKDLLQSVESETLNKNIPDNLRDKDNQWFGLTKRARVIVYDQKKVDKSELSTYEALTEDKWKGKVLIRSSENIYNQSLVSSFISLNGKDEAKKWAEGIVKNMARDPQGGDKDQAKGIAAGEGDVAIMNSYYFGQMLNSEDPEEVKVAKQLSVFFPNQETTGTHINISGIGVTKHAKNKENAIKLMEYLSSPKVQEVFAEANYEYPVNKEVEPSELLKSWGPFKEQDLNLSELGENNADAVKIMNEVSWK from the coding sequence ATGTTTAAAAAGAATCTCTTTACGGTTGTTACAATGGTCCTACTAGCTGCTTTAGTCTTAGCAGGCTGTGGTAAATCAAACGAGGGTGCGAGTTCGAAAAATAATGATACAAAAAAAGAAGAAGTAAACCTATATACAAGTCGTCACTATGAAGTTGATGATAAAATCTTTGCTGATTTTACAAAAGAGACAGGAATTAAAGTCAACCTTATTAAGGGTAAAGAAGATGAGTTGATCGAGCGTCTTACAAGAGAAGGGAAAGCAACAAAGGGAGACCTTTTCTTCACATCTGATGCTGGACGTTTACACTGGGCAAAAGATAAAGACCTCTTACAGAGTGTTGAAAGTGAGACATTAAATAAAAATATTCCTGATAATTTAAGAGATAAAGACAATCAATGGTTCGGTCTAACAAAACGTGCACGTGTTATCGTATATGATCAGAAAAAAGTAGACAAATCAGAACTATCTACTTATGAAGCGTTAACTGAAGACAAATGGAAAGGTAAAGTACTGATCCGTTCATCAGAAAATATTTACAATCAATCATTAGTATCATCCTTTATTTCATTAAACGGAAAAGATGAAGCGAAGAAGTGGGCAGAAGGGATCGTTAAAAACATGGCTCGTGATCCACAAGGTGGTGACAAAGACCAAGCGAAAGGTATCGCTGCTGGTGAAGGTGATGTTGCCATCATGAACTCATACTATTTTGGTCAGATGTTGAACTCAGAAGATCCTGAAGAAGTGAAAGTTGCTAAACAGCTAAGTGTGTTCTTCCCTAATCAAGAAACAACAGGAACGCACATCAATATTAGTGGTATAGGTGTTACGAAACACGCTAAGAACAAAGAGAATGCTATAAAATTGATGGAATATCTGTCTAGTCCAAAAGTTCAAGAAGTATTTGCTGAAGCCAATTACGAGTATCCGGTTAATAAAGAAGTAGAACCTTCAGAGCTTTTAAAGTCTTGGGGTCCGTTTAAAGAACAAGATCTTAACCTTTCTGAGTTAGGTGAAAACAATGCAGATGCTGTTAAAATTATGAATGAAGTTAGCTGGAAATAA
- a CDS encoding 3'-5' exonuclease, translating to MQYIVYDLEMTNRLSEIIEIGAIRMIEVDGELKILDTFQSFVQPKMDKLNTRITNLTGITKKDLISAPVYTEAIENFRSWIGVEDYYLCSWGPEDKWALITDSTFHKAETDWIVNHNDLQFHFSILHDSEKGFRYGLSRALQTMELDYEGSKHRALDDAINTARILAKIYRKIKFVKNPTSFLESKLFEPEKLVYKTKSEVNESPFASLSKLFN from the coding sequence ATGCAATATATTGTGTATGATTTAGAGATGACAAACCGGCTCTCGGAGATTATTGAGATAGGTGCCATACGAATGATTGAAGTTGATGGTGAACTTAAAATATTGGATACATTTCAATCGTTCGTACAACCTAAAATGGATAAATTAAACACACGGATTACAAATTTAACGGGGATTACAAAAAAAGATTTAATCTCTGCTCCCGTTTATACAGAGGCAATTGAAAATTTTAGATCTTGGATCGGAGTAGAAGACTATTATCTTTGTTCCTGGGGACCAGAAGATAAATGGGCGCTCATTACAGATTCAACATTTCATAAAGCAGAAACGGACTGGATTGTTAATCATAATGATCTACAATTTCATTTCAGTATTCTTCACGATAGTGAAAAGGGGTTTCGATATGGCTTGTCACGGGCGCTTCAGACGATGGAGCTCGATTATGAAGGTTCTAAACATAGAGCACTTGATGATGCCATTAACACAGCCAGAATACTAGCTAAGATTTATAGAAAGATCAAGTTTGTTAAAAACCCCACTTCTTTCTTAGAATCAAAGCTCTTTGAACCGGAGAAATTAGTGTATAAAACAAAGTCAGAAGTGAATGAATCTCCATTCGCTTCTCTATCAAAGTTATTCAACTAA
- a CDS encoding GDSL-type esterase/lipase family protein yields MRKVSKKWLIGGAGLALILFLVFQFYGETEGASETQTLKVVALGDSLTYGVGDPSKTGYIGIVKRNIQQQTGRNVIINNFGISGQRSDQLLRQLDNGVVIKSLRQADHIFVFIGTNDFRKAAGWNFRQLPQQKLVLGKEKLSNNLSKTLTVVRENNSFAPIYVLGLYNPYFGKEYDPAAAESIKSWNEAIVEASQASTLTKYISTFELYENVEKKLYFSDSIHPNRRGYNRLGNWVYNQWKPLNQE; encoded by the coding sequence GTGAGGAAAGTATCAAAGAAATGGTTAATTGGTGGTGCAGGATTAGCCCTCATACTATTCCTGGTCTTTCAATTTTATGGAGAAACTGAAGGAGCAAGTGAAACACAAACTTTGAAGGTTGTGGCACTAGGAGATTCCTTAACATACGGAGTGGGTGACCCATCCAAGACAGGTTATATTGGAATCGTAAAAAGAAATATTCAGCAGCAAACAGGACGAAATGTAATCATCAATAATTTTGGAATCTCTGGACAGCGTTCTGACCAATTGTTAAGACAATTGGATAATGGAGTCGTGATCAAGTCATTAAGACAAGCGGATCATATCTTTGTTTTTATCGGAACTAATGATTTTCGTAAGGCTGCCGGCTGGAACTTCCGTCAGTTGCCACAACAGAAATTAGTACTTGGAAAAGAAAAGCTAAGTAACAACTTAAGTAAAACACTTACAGTCGTGAGGGAGAACAATTCCTTTGCACCTATCTATGTATTAGGTCTTTATAATCCTTATTTCGGAAAAGAATACGATCCTGCAGCTGCAGAGAGTATTAAATCTTGGAATGAAGCAATCGTAGAAGCGAGTCAGGCAAGCACGCTTACAAAATACATCTCAACCTTTGAACTTTATGAAAACGTTGAGAAAAAACTGTATTTTTCTGATTCTATCCATCCCAATAGAAGAGGATATAACAGATTAGGAAACTGGGTTTATAACCAGTGGAAGCCTTTAAACCAGGAATGA
- a CDS encoding TrkA C-terminal domain-containing protein → MGFLFTLLYFAIIGIVIEINVLLFTLTGLKKEIARFQVISMFTATGFTTGESELILEHPVRRRLSTFLILFGVFSLAVIISSISNILSDEFRSIELGIIILVLISLYLILSIPKLKKYMRHTFESHMQKSYNLADLPLRDVMYFEEDDVIVELPIHKGSKIMGKQLKDVIQVEDDLLVLFIKRGDVTVRRDSYTTEIQEGDMLFLYGHQRSLQERFSEEMEEIKSKKDVENWNEK, encoded by the coding sequence GTGGGTTTTTTATTTACTTTGCTTTATTTTGCAATCATAGGAATCGTTATTGAAATTAATGTTCTCCTGTTCACGTTAACAGGGTTAAAAAAAGAAATCGCTCGCTTTCAGGTCATCTCGATGTTTACAGCTACAGGTTTTACAACCGGAGAATCAGAATTAATTCTGGAGCATCCAGTACGCAGGCGTTTAAGCACGTTTCTTATATTGTTCGGAGTCTTTTCATTGGCTGTTATCATTTCATCCATAAGCAACATCTTATCAGATGAATTTCGTTCGATCGAACTCGGGATCATTATCTTAGTACTCATCAGTTTATATCTGATCTTAAGTATTCCGAAATTAAAGAAATATATGAGACATACTTTTGAGAGTCATATGCAAAAAAGTTATAACCTCGCAGATCTTCCATTAAGAGATGTTATGTATTTTGAAGAAGATGATGTTATTGTGGAACTTCCCATTCATAAAGGTTCAAAGATCATGGGTAAACAATTAAAAGATGTGATTCAAGTAGAAGACGATTTACTTGTATTGTTCATTAAGCGAGGAGATGTAACGGTAAGAAGAGATAGTTACACAACAGAGATACAAGAAGGAGACATGTTATTCTTATATGGTCACCAAAGATCACTTCAAGAAAGATTTAGTGAAGAGATGGAAGAAATAAAATCGAAAAAAGACGTTGAGAATTGGAATGAGAAGTGA
- a CDS encoding ABC transporter ATP-binding protein — MFVQIKDLTFRYKNSQKPLFENLSLSFKQGEVSVILGESGSGKSTLLRLIAGLEVPSKGSILIDQAVMNDTFRFVQPEKRGVGLVFQDYALFPHMTVEKNIKFGLTKMNRKQKQARMEELLAIVGMEDYASRYPYELSGGQQQRVALARAMAPNPSLIMFDEPFSNLDSKLQLQIRDELQDILKRTGITSIFVTHDEEDARAIGDRIILMNNGKIQDEGRPEMVLQKSKEKLSLAYV, encoded by the coding sequence ATGTTTGTTCAAATCAAAGACTTAACGTTTCGTTACAAAAATTCGCAAAAACCTTTGTTCGAAAACCTGTCTCTAAGCTTTAAACAGGGAGAAGTTTCAGTAATCTTAGGAGAAAGCGGCAGCGGGAAAAGTACGTTACTTCGTCTCATAGCAGGGCTAGAAGTGCCATCAAAAGGGTCAATTCTTATCGATCAGGCAGTCATGAATGATACATTCCGTTTTGTTCAGCCGGAAAAACGTGGTGTTGGTTTGGTTTTTCAAGATTATGCTTTGTTTCCTCATATGACAGTTGAAAAGAACATCAAATTTGGCTTAACAAAAATGAATCGTAAACAGAAACAAGCAAGAATGGAAGAATTATTGGCTATTGTTGGTATGGAGGATTATGCTTCTCGCTATCCTTATGAATTGAGCGGTGGACAGCAGCAGCGTGTGGCACTAGCAAGGGCTATGGCGCCAAATCCATCTTTGATCATGTTTGATGAACCCTTTAGCAATCTCGATTCTAAGCTTCAACTACAGATTCGTGATGAGTTACAAGACATTCTCAAACGTACTGGAATCACGTCTATTTTTGTAACTCACGATGAAGAAGATGCTCGTGCTATTGGGGATCGAATCATACTGATGAACAATGGTAAAATCCAAGATGAAGGTCGCCCGGAAATGGTATTGCAGAAGAGTAAAGAAAAGTTATCGTTAGCATACGTATAA
- the murQ gene encoding N-acetylmuramic acid 6-phosphate etherase — translation MDLTKLATERRNPDTLTIDELTTLEVIQKIHEADLGVASCITPVLKEISSVVEKVVTAFENHGRLIYIGAGTSGRLGVLDASECPPTYGTDPNLVVGVIAGGEYALQHAIEGAEDDAELGQSNLKTLNLSEKDVVVAIAASGRTPYCLGAMKYAKTKGALTAALVCSSDSPMEKLADISIPVITGPEVVTGSTRMKAGTAQKLVLNMISTGSMVRWGKVYSNLMVDVQPTNEKLVQRAKNIIIEASGATEEEAESALQEQEGNTKAAIFQLVTGVAPHEAKLQLDQHNGKLKEAIRKFTQK, via the coding sequence ATGGACTTAACCAAATTGGCTACAGAAAGAAGAAATCCTGACACGTTAACCATTGATGAACTTACAACTTTAGAAGTGATCCAAAAAATACACGAAGCCGATCTGGGAGTAGCCAGTTGTATTACTCCTGTTTTAAAAGAAATCAGTTCTGTTGTTGAAAAAGTAGTTACAGCTTTTGAAAATCATGGGCGATTGATCTATATCGGTGCAGGAACAAGTGGACGGCTAGGTGTGTTGGATGCATCAGAATGTCCTCCTACTTATGGCACAGACCCTAACTTAGTAGTAGGTGTCATTGCAGGCGGTGAGTATGCCCTTCAGCATGCGATTGAAGGAGCGGAAGATGATGCAGAGTTAGGCCAGTCCAATCTTAAAACTTTAAATCTATCAGAAAAAGATGTTGTTGTAGCTATTGCGGCTTCTGGCAGAACTCCATATTGCTTAGGTGCGATGAAGTATGCCAAAACAAAAGGAGCACTAACGGCTGCGCTTGTGTGTTCTTCAGATTCACCGATGGAAAAGCTTGCTGACATTAGCATTCCTGTTATTACGGGGCCAGAAGTGGTCACAGGCTCTACCCGAATGAAAGCGGGTACCGCTCAAAAGCTTGTGTTGAATATGATCAGTACTGGCAGCATGGTGAGATGGGGGAAAGTGTACAGCAATCTCATGGTAGATGTACAACCAACAAACGAGAAACTAGTTCAACGTGCAAAAAATATTATTATCGAAGCTTCTGGTGCAACAGAAGAAGAAGCGGAATCGGCTTTACAAGAACAAGAGGGCAACACAAAGGCTGCTATTTTTCAGCTTGTTACAGGAGTCGCTCCACATGAAGCCAAACTTCAACTCGATCAGCATAATGGAAAGTTAAAGGAAGCGATACGTAAATTTACTCAAAAGTGA